In Hyphomicrobiales bacterium, a single window of DNA contains:
- a CDS encoding PBP1A family penicillin-binding protein: MAKLPTRFMLIRTVWKGDAAFSSAMFEIWDALKRAGSAYSSFLYRYFKLPRLLRPFIDILDDMATFGTALAFLLLAYALPPFSGTGDWWNRGREYAVTFTDVNGEVVGQRGIRQDDAIPLDEIPPQLIKAVLATEDARFFDHFGVDVFGTLRAIVRNARADGVKQGGSSITQQVAKNLFLSPERTIRRKVHEAFLSLWLEARLSKEEILKLYLDRSYLGGGSYGVEAASQFYFGKSVRDINLVEAATIAGLFKAPTSYAPHANPEASRARTNVVLYRMLDAGFITQGELLQARRESPTIIAKRGGAAPDWFLDWAYEDTMAVLQEHRLTSEYVIEVKTTIDRKLQDESQKIINEYIAMDGTLSKFSQGASVTMAPDGAVRAIIGGKDYDESQFNRATSAKRQTGSAFKPFVYLTALMDGYKPDDSIVDGPVSIGGWAPRNYKGGWVGRTTLIAALAHSYNSVPVKLSIVTGRPAIIKTAHDAGIVGELETWPPMVLGTSALTLLDLTTGYATFAAGGKKAKPYSVLEIRRPTGEVIYSRARSGTDAVQTLPYDKVAELNSMMAQVVKAGTARKADLLTEPQGGKTGTNQSYRDAWYVGFTAHNVTGVWVGNDDFTPMNNVTGGVIPAPIWKRIMLVADAGKRPTGLPGIPLDASFVQVAPEEPAPDATPVVDETPDVSPESQPEQPDEVRDVLNGMFSLFEKQKSAPLETTKAVKKSAGTLEPQVAPKTPPKPSKPIVNASEPEGEHRSLFDKLFRGKNRADKPKKKKTLFNF, encoded by the coding sequence TTGGCCAAACTGCCGACCCGTTTCATGCTCATCCGCACGGTGTGGAAAGGCGATGCCGCCTTTTCCAGCGCCATGTTCGAGATCTGGGATGCCCTGAAACGGGCAGGCTCGGCCTATTCGTCGTTCCTCTACCGCTATTTCAAGCTGCCGCGCCTGCTGCGGCCATTCATTGACATTCTCGACGACATGGCAACCTTCGGCACGGCACTGGCCTTCCTGTTGCTGGCCTATGCGCTGCCGCCCTTCTCCGGCACCGGGGACTGGTGGAACCGCGGCCGAGAATATGCCGTGACCTTCACCGACGTGAACGGCGAAGTGGTGGGACAGCGCGGCATCCGCCAGGACGACGCCATACCGCTTGATGAAATTCCGCCGCAACTCATCAAGGCCGTGCTGGCCACCGAGGATGCGCGCTTCTTCGATCACTTCGGCGTGGACGTGTTCGGCACGTTGCGCGCCATCGTGCGCAATGCCCGCGCCGATGGCGTGAAGCAGGGTGGTTCATCGATCACGCAGCAGGTGGCGAAGAATCTGTTCCTGTCGCCCGAGCGCACGATCCGCCGCAAGGTGCACGAGGCTTTCCTGTCGCTGTGGCTGGAAGCGCGGCTGAGCAAGGAAGAGATCCTGAAGCTCTATCTCGACCGCTCCTATCTGGGCGGCGGCTCCTATGGCGTGGAAGCGGCCTCGCAGTTCTATTTCGGCAAGTCGGTGCGCGACATCAACCTGGTGGAAGCAGCGACCATTGCCGGGTTGTTCAAGGCGCCGACAAGTTATGCACCGCATGCCAATCCGGAAGCGTCGCGGGCGCGCACCAACGTTGTGCTCTACCGCATGCTGGATGCAGGCTTCATCACCCAGGGCGAACTGCTGCAGGCGCGGCGCGAATCTCCCACCATCATTGCCAAGCGCGGCGGAGCGGCACCCGACTGGTTCCTCGACTGGGCCTATGAAGACACCATGGCGGTGCTGCAGGAACACCGCCTGACCAGCGAATACGTGATCGAGGTGAAGACCACCATCGACCGCAAGCTTCAGGACGAGAGCCAGAAGATCATCAACGAGTACATCGCCATGGACGGCACGCTGTCGAAGTTCTCGCAGGGTGCATCCGTGACCATGGCCCCCGACGGCGCGGTGCGCGCTATCATCGGCGGCAAGGACTACGACGAGAGCCAGTTCAACCGCGCCACCTCCGCCAAGCGGCAGACGGGTTCGGCCTTCAAGCCGTTCGTCTATCTCACGGCGTTGATGGATGGTTACAAGCCCGATGATTCCATCGTCGACGGACCGGTGTCGATCGGCGGCTGGGCACCACGCAACTACAAGGGCGGCTGGGTGGGCCGGACCACCCTCATCGCCGCCCTGGCGCACTCGTACAATTCCGTACCGGTGAAGCTCTCCATCGTCACGGGGCGCCCCGCCATCATCAAGACGGCCCATGATGCCGGGATTGTCGGCGAACTGGAGACATGGCCGCCGATGGTGCTGGGCACGAGCGCGTTGACGCTGCTCGATCTTACCACGGGCTACGCCACCTTCGCCGCCGGCGGAAAGAAGGCGAAGCCCTACTCCGTCCTCGAGATCCGCCGGCCCACGGGCGAGGTCATCTACAGCCGCGCCCGCAGTGGCACGGATGCGGTGCAGACCCTGCCCTACGACAAGGTGGCGGAACTCAATTCCATGATGGCGCAGGTGGTGAAGGCGGGAACGGCGCGCAAGGCCGACCTCCTCACCGAACCGCAGGGCGGCAAGACGGGCACCAACCAGAGCTATCGCGACGCCTGGTACGTGGGCTTCACCGCCCATAACGTGACCGGCGTTTGGGTGGGCAACGATGATTTCACACCCATGAACAATGTGACGGGCGGTGTGATCCCCGCACCGATCTGGAAGCGAATCATGCTTGTGGCGGATGCGGGAAAACGTCCCACCGGCCTCCCCGGCATTCCGCTCGATGCCTCATTCGTGCAGGTGGCGCCTGAAGAACCTGCACCCGATGCCACTCCCGTGGTGGACGAAACACCTGACGTTTCGCCCGAATCACAGCCCGAGCAGCCGGACGAGGTCCGCGATGTGCTGAACGGCATGTTCTCGCTGTTCGAGAAACAGAAGTCCGCCCCCCTGGAGACCACCAAGGCCGTGAAGAAATCCGCAGGCACGTTGGAGCCTCAGGTCGCTCCCAAAACGCCGCCGAAACCTTCAAAACCCATCGTCAACGCCTCGGAACCCGAGGGTGAACACCGCTCGCTCTTTGACAAGTTGTTCCGGGGCAAGAACCGGGCCGACAAACCGAAGAAAAAGAAAACCCTTTTCAACTTCTGA
- a CDS encoding ammonium transporter gives MGKSMHRLAMRLALAPALSCLLITPAYAQSAALNGADTAWLLVASCLVLMMTVPGLALFYAGLVRKKNVLSTMMQSFAATCLISLLWIFVGYSLAFSGQGALIGDTSRLFLRGLTVDGLVGTIPESLFMVFQMTFAIITPALICGAFADRMKFSALLWFLSLWFLLVYVPVAHWVWGGGFLAQMGLKDFAGGTVVEINSGVAGLVAAIMLGKRKGYPQEAMIPHNLVLSVTGASLLWVGWLAFNGGSALAANATAAFALMNTQVAGAAGALAWMAVEWQKHGKPSVLGIISGAVAGMVAITPSCGFVSPMGALVIGLLAGIACFYASTSLKRALGYDDSLDVFGVHGVGGYVGTIGVGLFASAAWGGTAGLIEGNWRQLAIQLAACAIVTVYGGILSFAILSVIEKLQGLRVNKETEIEGLDIGLHGEVVP, from the coding sequence ATGGGAAAATCCATGCACCGTCTCGCCATGCGGCTGGCTCTGGCCCCCGCGCTTTCATGCCTGTTGATCACGCCCGCCTATGCCCAGTCCGCTGCCTTGAACGGAGCGGATACGGCCTGGCTGCTCGTCGCCTCCTGCCTGGTGCTGATGATGACCGTGCCGGGGCTTGCACTCTTCTATGCGGGACTGGTGCGCAAGAAGAACGTGCTCTCCACCATGATGCAGAGCTTCGCCGCCACCTGCCTCATCTCGCTCCTGTGGATCTTCGTGGGCTACTCCCTTGCCTTCTCCGGGCAAGGTGCCCTCATCGGCGATACCTCCCGCCTGTTCCTCCGTGGACTGACGGTTGACGGCCTCGTGGGCACCATTCCGGAGAGCCTGTTCATGGTCTTCCAGATGACCTTCGCCATCATCACGCCGGCACTCATCTGCGGAGCCTTCGCGGACCGCATGAAATTCTCGGCACTTCTGTGGTTTCTCTCCCTCTGGTTCCTTCTCGTCTATGTGCCCGTGGCGCATTGGGTCTGGGGCGGCGGATTCCTGGCGCAGATGGGCCTGAAGGATTTTGCCGGCGGCACCGTTGTCGAGATCAATTCCGGCGTGGCGGGCCTTGTCGCGGCCATCATGCTGGGCAAGCGCAAGGGCTACCCGCAGGAAGCGATGATCCCGCACAACCTCGTGCTCTCGGTCACGGGTGCCTCGCTGCTCTGGGTCGGCTGGCTCGCCTTCAACGGCGGCTCGGCTCTCGCCGCCAATGCGACTGCAGCCTTTGCGCTGATGAACACGCAAGTCGCAGGTGCGGCAGGAGCATTGGCCTGGATGGCGGTGGAATGGCAGAAGCACGGAAAGCCTTCGGTCCTCGGCATCATCTCCGGCGCTGTGGCGGGCATGGTGGCAATCACGCCCTCCTGCGGCTTCGTCTCCCCCATGGGGGCACTCGTGATCGGCCTTCTTGCAGGCATCGCCTGCTTCTATGCCTCGACCAGTCTGAAACGCGCGCTCGGCTATGACGACTCGCTGGACGTGTTCGGCGTGCACGGCGTTGGCGGCTATGTCGGCACCATCGGCGTGGGCCTCTTTGCCTCCGCCGCATGGGGCGGCACCGCGGGTCTCATCGAGGGCAACTGGAGACAATTGGCAATCCAGCTTGCGGCCTGCGCCATCGTCACGGTTTACGGCGGCATCCTCAGCTTCGCCATCCTCTCGGTGATCGAAAAACTGCAGGGCCTCCGCGTCAACAAAGAAACCGAAATCGAAGGGCTCGACATCGGCCTGCACGGCGAAGTGGTTCCTTGA
- a CDS encoding LysE family translocator: MQLSALLLFAAALFVNAGSPGPSIAALVARVISRGLGSVLPFLAAMWIGEAMWLVAAVLGLGFVAQKFYLLFSIVKYAGVAYLLFLAWKMWTAPAAVQAGELPRDDSALRLFMTGMALTIGNPKIMVFYLALLPSLIDLNAVGTLGLAELVATAILVMMTVDLAWAFAASWARGWLRSPRAIRMANRASATAMTGAAVAIATR; the protein is encoded by the coding sequence ATGCAACTGTCCGCCCTTCTTCTTTTCGCCGCCGCCCTGTTCGTGAATGCCGGTTCTCCGGGTCCGTCCATCGCCGCCCTTGTGGCCCGCGTCATCAGCCGCGGATTGGGCAGCGTGCTGCCCTTCCTTGCTGCCATGTGGATCGGCGAGGCCATGTGGCTGGTGGCGGCCGTGTTGGGGTTGGGCTTCGTCGCCCAGAAGTTCTATCTGCTCTTCTCCATCGTCAAGTACGCAGGCGTTGCCTATCTCCTCTTCCTCGCCTGGAAGATGTGGACGGCCCCTGCCGCGGTGCAGGCCGGAGAGCTGCCGCGTGACGACTCCGCCTTGCGCCTGTTCATGACGGGCATGGCCCTCACCATCGGCAATCCCAAGATCATGGTGTTTTACCTCGCCCTGTTGCCATCACTGATCGACCTCAACGCCGTCGGCACACTGGGCCTTGCCGAACTCGTTGCCACCGCCATTCTGGTGATGATGACGGTTGACCTCGCCTGGGCCTTTGCCGCTTCATGGGCGCGCGGCTGGCTCCGCAGTCCGCGCGCCATCCGCATGGCCAACCGCGCCAGTGCCACGGCCATGACCGGCGCCGCCGTTGCAATCGCCACCCGCTAG
- a CDS encoding YcgN family cysteine cluster protein, with the protein MTEPFWKTKSLEDMSREEWESLCDGCGRCCLNKLEDEDTGHFLYTRAACKLLDLKTCRCTDYPNRAKRVPDCVTLTPEVIDGLGWLPETCAYRLLDEGNPLPWWHPLVSGTQKTVTDAGISIAGMAYSEEGIRVDDLINHLWKLPKAKRKKTG; encoded by the coding sequence ATGACCGAGCCGTTCTGGAAAACCAAATCCCTCGAGGACATGTCCCGCGAAGAGTGGGAGAGCCTGTGTGATGGCTGCGGGCGCTGCTGTCTCAACAAGCTTGAGGACGAAGACACGGGCCACTTCCTCTACACGCGCGCCGCCTGCAAGCTGCTTGATCTCAAGACCTGCCGCTGCACCGACTATCCCAACCGCGCCAAGCGCGTGCCCGATTGCGTGACACTGACACCGGAAGTGATCGACGGCCTCGGCTGGCTTCCCGAAACCTGCGCCTACCGCCTGCTCGATGAAGGCAACCCGCTGCCCTGGTGGCACCCCCTGGTGTCGGGAACGCAAAAGACCGTCACCGACGCAGGCATCTCCATCGCCGGCATGGCCTATTCCGAAGAAGGCATCCGCGTCGACGACCTCATCAACCACTTGTGGAAACTGCCCAAGGCCAAGCGCAAGAAGACCGGCTGA